The Methanococcoides methylutens MM1 genome has a window encoding:
- a CDS encoding prohibitin family protein, with protein sequence MVMEDDWDIKDPDDERRPSIPEIKIPPMAGVILRGAGIVLAILIIFSVVFGSIFVSIGAGEVGVKFSQFGGVQDDELGEGLHIVPPWVSVTKYSVRSEVYTMSARTSEGEVVGDDQINALTNEGLTLGLDISVRYRLVSEDASVVHKNLGTGYAEKIIRPTIKSVIREVVSRNTAMEVYGEQRELVATEMREEMEAALLEDGIIVEEVLLRNVRLPEKVADAIESKLQADQEAQRMVFVKQKEQLEAERKIIEANGAANATIVRATGEAEALRLINAELAKNPKLINYKYIQMLDGQEVQTLIVPADQGIILDATN encoded by the coding sequence ATGGTAATGGAAGATGATTGGGACATCAAAGATCCCGATGATGAAAGGAGACCGTCTATACCCGAGATCAAGATACCTCCAATGGCAGGGGTAATTCTTCGCGGTGCAGGTATTGTTCTGGCGATATTGATCATTTTTTCTGTGGTTTTTGGGTCGATCTTCGTTTCGATCGGTGCCGGTGAGGTGGGTGTAAAGTTCAGCCAGTTTGGCGGTGTTCAGGACGATGAGCTTGGTGAAGGTCTGCATATTGTACCTCCATGGGTGTCTGTGACCAAGTATTCAGTAAGAAGTGAGGTCTATACCATGAGTGCAAGAACTTCCGAAGGTGAAGTTGTAGGTGATGACCAGATCAATGCATTGACTAACGAAGGATTGACCCTTGGTCTTGATATTAGTGTGAGGTACAGGCTTGTTTCAGAGGATGCAAGCGTGGTTCACAAGAATCTCGGAACGGGCTATGCGGAAAAGATCATCAGGCCTACGATAAAATCGGTGATCAGGGAAGTTGTTTCCAGGAACACTGCTATGGAAGTCTATGGTGAACAAAGGGAACTGGTTGCAACCGAGATGCGTGAGGAAATGGAAGCTGCTCTTCTTGAGGATGGCATAATCGTTGAAGAGGTTCTTCTCAGGAACGTTAGGTTGCCGGAAAAGGTGGCTGATGCTATCGAGTCCAAGCTTCAGGCAGATCAGGAGGCCCAGAGGATGGTCTTTGTAAAGCAGAAAGAACAGCTTGAGGCTGAAAGGAAGATCATTGAGGCTAACGGTGCTGCTAATGCGACCATTGTACGTGCAACCGGAGAGGCCGAAGCTCTACGCCTGATAAACGCGGAACTTGCAAAGAACCCTAAACTTATCAACTATAAGTATATCCAGATGCTTGATGGACAGGAAGTCCAGACATTGATAGTTCCTGCTGATCAGGGAATTATCCTGGATGCTACTAACTGA
- a CDS encoding bifunctional N(6)-L-threonylcarbamoyladenine synthase/serine/threonine protein kinase — protein MTTVLGIEGTAWNLSAAIVDEDDVIAEVTETYRPATGGIHPREAAQHHAMYASNVIERLLNEFRENGHHPKDIDAIAFSQGPGLGACLRTVATSARALAMSLDVPMVGVNHCIAHIEIGRWKTPATDPVVLYVSGGNSQVLAHRAGKYRIFGETLDIGIGNALDKFARGAGLSHPGGPKVEAYAKESTGYVKMPYVVKGMDFSFSGLSTAAKDALSKHSLEDVCYSFQENAFAMLVEVTERALAHTGKNEVLLAGGVGANMRLREMLDVMCDDRGARFYVPERKFMGDNGAMIAYTGLLMFKSGTTTPIDQSHVDPSFRPDTVDVTWITDKHEEVL, from the coding sequence TGCAACCGGGGGAATCCATCCCAGGGAAGCTGCCCAGCATCATGCGATGTATGCATCCAATGTTATCGAAAGGCTCCTGAATGAGTTTAGGGAAAATGGACATCATCCAAAGGACATCGATGCCATTGCATTCTCTCAGGGCCCGGGCCTTGGTGCCTGTCTCAGGACCGTTGCCACATCTGCAAGGGCACTTGCAATGTCACTTGATGTCCCCATGGTGGGTGTGAACCACTGCATTGCCCACATCGAGATCGGCAGGTGGAAGACGCCGGCAACCGATCCGGTGGTACTGTATGTAAGTGGTGGGAATTCCCAGGTACTTGCCCACAGGGCCGGGAAGTACCGCATCTTCGGAGAGACTCTTGATATTGGCATCGGTAACGCTCTTGACAAGTTCGCAAGGGGTGCAGGCTTAAGCCATCCCGGTGGACCAAAGGTGGAAGCATATGCAAAGGAATCCACAGGTTATGTCAAGATGCCTTATGTAGTCAAGGGTATGGATTTCTCCTTTTCCGGACTATCGACCGCTGCCAAGGATGCATTAAGTAAGCACTCACTTGAGGATGTGTGCTATTCTTTCCAGGAGAATGCCTTTGCAATGCTCGTGGAGGTCACAGAGCGTGCACTTGCACATACCGGCAAGAACGAGGTGTTGCTTGCAGGCGGTGTGGGTGCGAACATGAGGCTCAGGGAGATGCTTGATGTGATGTGCGATGACCGTGGTGCACGTTTCTATGTTCCCGAGAGGAAGTTCATGGGTGACAATGGTGCAATGATCGCATATACGGGACTACTTATGTTCAAGTCAGGAACAACCACTCCTATCGACCAGTCACATGTCGACCCGAGCTTCAGGCCGGATACGGTGGATGTGACATGGATCACGGATAAGCATGAGGAGGTGCTTTGA
- the coaBC gene encoding bifunctional phosphopantothenoylcysteine decarboxylase/phosphopantothenate--cysteine ligase CoaBC: protein MNMSRHPTMWIKGQSSASLSGKVIVIAVTGSIAAVRVVELARELIRNGAEVYAVMSKEAQHILHPYALHYATGHDVITEITGEVEHVKFFGSEGCADLLLVAPATANTIGKMAYGIDDTPVTTFATTAMGEGAPVIVVPAMHNSMYEHPAVMENINKLQDWDVTFVGPHLEEGIAKIASNDQILLEVERSLGSSTLLGKKVLITSGATAESIDPIRVITNRSSGRTGREIAMEFYRRGAEVTVVHNGRLDSEGVNEILVESAGEMIDATLRELEHGYDMLISAAAISDYTLDASESKIKSGEDLSLKFRSTRKLIREVRNAYPEISIVGFKAEAGITEAELITRARESLEAADLDMVVANEVSITGMGTVENDVHIISARDDAITHVSGNKRLIAETLADNVEEIFRKN from the coding sequence ATGAATATGTCACGTCATCCTACTATGTGGATAAAGGGTCAGAGCAGTGCTTCCCTTTCCGGAAAGGTCATTGTCATTGCTGTTACCGGCAGCATAGCTGCAGTACGTGTTGTTGAACTTGCACGTGAGCTTATACGCAACGGAGCAGAGGTCTATGCGGTGATGAGTAAAGAGGCACAACATATCCTTCATCCTTATGCATTGCATTATGCTACCGGGCATGATGTTATCACTGAGATCACCGGTGAGGTCGAACATGTGAAGTTCTTTGGTTCCGAAGGTTGTGCAGACCTTCTCCTTGTGGCACCGGCGACTGCCAATACGATTGGAAAGATGGCATATGGCATCGATGATACTCCTGTTACGACGTTTGCGACCACGGCCATGGGAGAAGGTGCACCTGTGATCGTTGTTCCGGCAATGCACAATTCCATGTATGAGCATCCTGCTGTGATGGAGAACATTAACAAGCTTCAGGACTGGGATGTCACATTTGTGGGTCCACATCTTGAAGAGGGGATCGCGAAGATCGCATCCAATGATCAGATATTGCTTGAAGTGGAACGTTCCCTTGGCAGCAGCACACTTTTGGGGAAGAAGGTACTGATCACAAGCGGTGCAACAGCAGAATCCATAGATCCTATTCGTGTGATCACAAATCGTTCCTCAGGCCGCACCGGCAGGGAGATAGCCATGGAATTCTATCGTCGTGGTGCCGAGGTCACGGTTGTCCACAATGGCAGACTGGACTCCGAAGGTGTGAACGAGATCCTTGTTGAAAGTGCCGGTGAGATGATCGATGCAACCCTAAGGGAACTTGAGCATGGATATGACATGCTGATAAGTGCGGCAGCTATTTCAGATTACACTCTTGATGCCAGTGAAAGTAAGATAAAATCTGGTGAAGACCTTTCCCTTAAGTTCAGGAGCACCCGCAAATTGATAAGAGAAGTGCGCAATGCATATCCTGAAATTTCTATTGTTGGTTTCAAGGCAGAGGCAGGCATCACAGAAGCTGAGCTTATCACACGTGCAAGAGAGTCCCTTGAGGCTGCTGACCTTGACATGGTAGTTGCAAACGAGGTTAGCATTACCGGGATGGGTACCGTGGAGAATGATGTTCATATCATCTCTGCAAGGGATGATGCGATCACCCATGTAAGCGGTAACAAAAGGCTGATAGCCGAGACTCTGGCAGACAATGTGGAAGAGATATTCAGGAAAAACTGA
- a CDS encoding pantoate kinase — MLTEISAGRAFAPGHITGFFEIHDDPDPRRKGSTGCGIVINGGIDTVVTGYTENTEIILDGIPARAETTRSVIEQLVDFPVRVECTSSIPVGCGFGASAAGALSTAYALNDAFSLGMTSNQIVETVHIAEVINGSGMGDVEGQYFGGMPIRRSPGCPPHGVLDRVPTPSFNVHCIVLGELSTGSVLSDPVIMKEVNSAGRSALLALLSRPTVENFMHLSKQFTLKCGLASDRVMDAIEAVDSAGGMASQAMLGETVFACSANDAEEDIVEVLSTFGKVTTYRVTSSYQHP, encoded by the coding sequence ATGTTAACTGAGATTTCTGCAGGCAGGGCCTTTGCGCCGGGGCATATCACCGGTTTTTTTGAGATACATGATGACCCGGACCCACGTCGAAAGGGGTCAACAGGTTGTGGCATTGTTATTAATGGTGGCATCGATACCGTTGTTACAGGTTACACGGAAAACACCGAGATAATTCTTGATGGTATTCCTGCTCGGGCAGAAACTACCCGCTCTGTCATAGAACAGCTCGTGGACTTTCCCGTCCGTGTGGAATGCACTTCCTCAATACCGGTCGGCTGCGGGTTTGGTGCATCGGCAGCAGGTGCTCTGAGCACAGCCTATGCGCTCAATGATGCTTTCTCGCTTGGTATGACGTCCAATCAGATCGTGGAGACTGTGCATATAGCTGAAGTTATTAACGGTAGCGGCATGGGGGATGTGGAGGGCCAGTATTTTGGTGGCATGCCTATCAGGAGGTCTCCTGGGTGTCCTCCTCACGGAGTTCTTGATCGTGTTCCAACACCATCATTTAATGTACATTGTATAGTCCTTGGTGAGCTTTCCACGGGTTCTGTGCTGAGTGATCCTGTGATCATGAAGGAAGTAAATTCTGCAGGTAGGTCAGCATTGCTTGCTTTGTTATCCCGTCCTACAGTTGAGAATTTCATGCACCTGTCAAAACAGTTCACTCTAAAGTGCGGTCTTGCGAGCGATCGTGTAATGGACGCAATCGAAGCAGTAGATTCTGCAGGTGGTATGGCTTCCCAGGCAATGCTTGGGGAGACTGTATTTGCCTGCTCGGCGAATGATGCAGAGGAAGACATTGTTGAAGTTCTCTCAACTTTTGGAAAGGTTACTACTTATAGGGTAACGTCGTCTTATCAACATCCTTGA
- a CDS encoding XTP/dITP diphosphatase codes for MRKMVFVTGNKGKFGEAKEILAAKDIDLIQNADGYPELQEDDLEPIAAYGAKWAAEKLKHPVMVDDSGLFIKTLNGFPGPYSAFVEDNLGNQKVLKLMEGEEDRTAVFKSVIGYCEPGGEPSVFTGTVEGQIAFEERGTGGFGYDPIFEYEGKTFGELGTEIKNTLSHRRRALDKFFEWLD; via the coding sequence ATGCGTAAAATGGTATTTGTTACTGGAAATAAGGGTAAGTTCGGAGAGGCAAAGGAGATACTGGCTGCAAAGGACATTGATTTAATACAGAACGCCGATGGTTATCCCGAACTTCAGGAAGATGATCTTGAGCCTATCGCTGCCTACGGTGCAAAATGGGCTGCTGAGAAGTTGAAACATCCTGTTATGGTTGATGATTCTGGTCTGTTCATCAAGACACTGAACGGTTTCCCTGGTCCGTATTCAGCATTTGTAGAGGACAACCTTGGAAACCAGAAGGTCCTCAAGCTCATGGAAGGCGAAGAGGACAGGACTGCTGTTTTCAAGTCAGTGATCGGCTATTGCGAACCCGGTGGAGAACCTTCTGTTTTCACAGGTACTGTGGAAGGCCAGATCGCTTTTGAGGAGCGTGGCACAGGCGGGTTCGGTTATGATCCTATATTCGAGTATGAAGGTAAGACCTTCGGTGAGCTTGGAACCGAGATCAAGAACACGCTTTCTCACAGGCGCAGGGCACTCGACAAGTTCTTCGAGTGGCTGGACTGA
- a CDS encoding 23S rRNA (uridine(2552)-2'-O)-methyltransferase, with the protein MARHRRDTYYWRAKDEGYRSRAAYKLFQINDKFNVIKEGDTVVDLGAAPGGWLEVVKKLTDGKIVGVDLRRIKDIEGIETIKGDITSDVTIKKIIDLVGEDGADVVICDAAPNLSGNWSLDHARSIDLTTSALECAKKILKPNGHFIVKVFQGDMFKDYMDKVRENFSFTKAYSPHASRSESAEIYVIGKKFLTAPLRRNDKFDVVIKEMGASGDGIAYVEDFVVFVKEAEKGEAVKIQITDVKPNFAFAKVIERGEEQSSD; encoded by the coding sequence ATGGCAAGGCATAGAAGAGATACCTATTACTGGCGTGCAAAAGATGAAGGATACCGTTCAAGGGCAGCCTACAAGCTTTTCCAGATCAACGATAAATTCAATGTCATAAAGGAAGGCGACACAGTGGTAGATCTTGGTGCCGCACCTGGGGGCTGGCTTGAGGTCGTAAAGAAGCTCACAGACGGGAAGATCGTCGGAGTAGACCTTCGTCGCATCAAGGATATCGAAGGCATAGAAACGATCAAAGGGGACATAACCTCCGATGTGACTATCAAGAAGATAATCGACCTGGTCGGCGAGGACGGAGCTGATGTTGTCATCTGTGATGCTGCACCGAACCTGTCCGGAAACTGGAGCCTTGACCATGCACGATCCATAGACCTTACCACATCTGCACTGGAATGCGCAAAGAAGATTCTCAAACCCAACGGGCACTTTATTGTAAAGGTTTTCCAGGGAGATATGTTCAAGGATTACATGGATAAAGTTCGTGAAAACTTTTCATTTACCAAGGCATATTCACCACATGCCTCAAGGTCCGAAAGTGCAGAGATATATGTGATCGGAAAGAAATTCCTCACTGCACCACTTCGCAGGAATGACAAGTTTGATGTTGTCATCAAGGAAATGGGAGCCAGTGGAGATGGCATTGCCTATGTTGAAGATTTCGTTGTGTTTGTAAAAGAGGCTGAAAAAGGTGAAGCGGTGAAGATCCAGATAACTGATGTCAAACCAAATTTTGCATTTGCAAAGGTCATTGAACGCGGTGAAGAGCAATCATCGGACTGA
- a CDS encoding Kae1-associated kinase Bud32: MYLRSGAEANVALKDGFVVKERMPKRYRVQELDERIRKERTRAEARLMSEARRCGVATPIIHDIYDFTIEMEFIDGKPLKYLVDAEVCEKVGEVVGRLHSGGIIHGDLTTSNMIVKDHRIYLIDFGLAFVDSSVESRGVDVHVLFQTFESTHANYKELIEAFCRGYRRELEGADEVLLRVKEIEKRGRYA, from the coding sequence ATGTACCTGCGAAGTGGCGCTGAGGCCAATGTTGCTCTTAAGGACGGTTTCGTGGTCAAGGAACGTATGCCCAAGAGGTATAGGGTTCAGGAGTTGGATGAAAGGATCCGCAAGGAAAGGACAAGGGCAGAAGCACGCCTTATGTCGGAAGCAAGGCGATGTGGTGTTGCAACTCCTATTATACATGATATCTATGATTTTACAATTGAAATGGAATTTATCGATGGGAAGCCACTGAAGTATTTGGTTGATGCTGAGGTATGTGAAAAGGTCGGTGAGGTAGTCGGTCGGCTTCACAGTGGTGGCATAATTCATGGAGATCTTACCACTTCCAATATGATCGTGAAGGATCATCGTATCTACCTGATAGATTTTGGTCTGGCATTCGTTGACAGTTCAGTGGAATCCAGAGGTGTGGATGTCCACGTGCTGTTCCAGACCTTTGAAAGCACACATGCAAATTATAAAGAACTGATAGAAGCATTCTGTCGTGGTTACAGAAGAGAACTTGAAGGGGCGGACGAAGTCCTGCTCCGGGTAAAAGAGATCGAGAAGAGGGGTCGTTATGCGTAA
- a CDS encoding Vms1/Ankzf1 family peptidyl-tRNA hydrolase, with protein MSGKKKVAGNLGSLLNKYSGKEKLEDEIDKLQSHILELEIDRKRFEKNENTAKRALAAKQEAEENLKAANVKIETLTHQLEGKKAEVSEEISFTLIEEIVLPKMKNYTSQVASVRSDHDSLITAYITKKEMNLNAGISKDVMEELDQNSQYLLQKIRSDTGYVMFYDRMQMIQEVIVPPIPFERSSIGISDSFITEQLNETLTKDINVCVLAAHAGESLIGISSDRTAFDEDMVIRSSVKAKHTKGGFSQRRFERLRDEDIDHHVEKVKNALKNMLEQATVEIDMIIACGDTVLANYILENIDTDIAILERNIDARIEKHDTNSILRSLFSCRRYKL; from the coding sequence ATGTCCGGAAAAAAGAAAGTCGCAGGAAACCTGGGCTCATTGCTTAACAAATATTCAGGAAAGGAAAAACTGGAGGACGAGATAGACAAGCTCCAGTCACACATCCTTGAGCTGGAGATCGACAGGAAAAGGTTCGAGAAGAACGAGAACACTGCAAAACGTGCCCTTGCTGCAAAGCAGGAAGCTGAAGAGAATCTCAAGGCAGCGAACGTGAAGATCGAAACGCTCACACACCAGCTTGAAGGAAAGAAAGCAGAGGTTTCAGAGGAGATCTCATTTACACTTATCGAAGAGATCGTTCTGCCGAAGATGAAAAACTATACATCACAGGTGGCATCCGTCAGATCGGACCATGATTCACTGATAACTGCATATATTACTAAAAAGGAGATGAATTTGAATGCAGGAATCTCAAAAGATGTCATGGAAGAACTGGACCAGAACAGCCAGTACCTGCTTCAAAAGATCAGGTCTGACACAGGATATGTAATGTTCTATGACAGGATGCAGATGATACAAGAAGTCATAGTCCCCCCTATTCCTTTCGAAAGAAGTTCCATAGGAATATCAGATTCATTCATTACTGAGCAGCTAAATGAAACTCTCACAAAGGACATCAATGTATGTGTCCTGGCAGCCCACGCCGGAGAATCGCTTATAGGCATCTCTTCTGACAGGACAGCATTTGACGAGGACATGGTCATCAGGAGCAGTGTTAAGGCAAAGCACACAAAAGGTGGTTTCAGCCAGAGACGCTTTGAAAGGCTCAGGGATGAGGATATCGACCACCATGTTGAGAAGGTAAAGAACGCTCTGAAGAACATGCTCGAGCAGGCCACAGTTGAAATTGACATGATTATCGCTTGCGGGGATACCGTACTGGCAAATTACATCCTTGAGAACATAGATACTGATATTGCAATCCTGGAAAGGAACATTGATGCCAGGATAGAAAAACACGATACGAACAGTATATTAAGAAGTCTCTTCAGCTGTCGCCGATATAAACTTTGA
- a CDS encoding histidinol phosphate phosphatase domain-containing protein has protein sequence MIDLHTHTVFSDGELIPSELVRRAVTFGYRGIGITDHVDYTNIEHVISCVKKAKYMEEVMDIKVLSGVELTHVHPAKIAPLAKMAKELGAEIIVVHGESPVEPVAPGTNAAAVACEDVDILAHPGFLTTEEAQIAVDNDVCIEITARNGHNRTNGHVARIANEVGATMVVDTDTHSPDNLITKETALKVAMGAGLTESQAKQVLENSVRFIQ, from the coding sequence ATGATAGACCTACACACACACACCGTTTTCAGTGACGGAGAACTCATACCAAGCGAACTTGTGCGTCGTGCGGTTACTTTCGGATACCGTGGCATCGGAATAACCGATCACGTTGATTATACCAACATCGAGCATGTCATCTCATGCGTAAAGAAAGCAAAGTATATGGAAGAGGTCATGGACATAAAGGTGCTTTCCGGAGTTGAGCTGACACACGTCCACCCTGCAAAGATAGCCCCACTTGCAAAGATGGCAAAGGAACTGGGAGCAGAGATCATTGTGGTCCACGGAGAATCACCGGTGGAACCCGTCGCACCCGGAACAAATGCTGCAGCTGTTGCCTGTGAAGATGTCGACATCCTAGCACACCCCGGTTTCCTCACAACAGAAGAAGCTCAAATAGCAGTGGATAACGATGTCTGCATTGAGATCACCGCAAGGAACGGACACAACAGGACCAACGGACACGTTGCAAGGATCGCTAACGAGGTCGGAGCCACAATGGTAGTGGATACCGACACCCACAGTCCGGATAATCTTATCACAAAAGAAACGGCCCTGAAAGTGGCAATGGGAGCCGGGCTTACAGAAAGCCAGGCAAAGCAGGTGCTTGAGAACTCAGTACGCTTTATCCAGTGA
- a CDS encoding DUF211 domain-containing protein, whose amino-acid sequence MNKLTGIRRLVLDVLKPHHPSTIELAETLGVINGITGVNIGLYEVDQKTENIKITIEGDQIDYNEVRQAIEKLGAVVHSIDEVAAGNRLVEEVPTLQDR is encoded by the coding sequence ATGAATAAATTGACAGGAATAAGAAGATTGGTTCTGGATGTGTTGAAGCCTCACCATCCCTCTACTATTGAACTGGCGGAAACCTTGGGTGTAATTAATGGTATTACTGGTGTGAACATCGGTCTCTATGAGGTTGACCAGAAAACAGAGAACATCAAGATCACCATCGAAGGTGATCAGATCGATTACAATGAGGTTCGGCAGGCCATCGAAAAGCTTGGTGCAGTTGTGCACAGTATAGATGAAGTTGCTGCAGGAAACAGGCTTGTAGAAGAAGTGCCAACCCTTCAGGACCGCTGA
- a CDS encoding 4-phosphopantoate--beta-alanine ligase, producing MSEIPKDHPRYASLMTREKIVEGVELGITSQQGLVAQGRGECFDYLIGEQTTDSALMAEKVAVAMLLLAEHPVLSVNGNAAALVPDSLVRLSEATGALLEVNLFHRTEGRVNRIIEHLKTNGASEVLGSRADARLDLQHSRGIVDSEGIYNADVVLVPLEDGDRCQALVDMGKRVITIDLNPLSRTSRTATVTIVDNVIRAVENMISLSHEMKGLDEAELRTLVEGHDNSHTLSDAVRQMIRKLEELSGL from the coding sequence ATGAGCGAGATCCCGAAAGATCATCCAAGGTATGCGTCCCTTATGACGCGGGAGAAGATAGTCGAAGGCGTAGAACTGGGAATCACAAGCCAGCAGGGTCTGGTCGCACAGGGTCGGGGCGAATGCTTCGACTACCTGATCGGCGAGCAGACGACTGACTCTGCTCTTATGGCAGAGAAAGTGGCGGTTGCCATGCTGCTTCTTGCAGAGCACCCTGTATTGTCCGTGAATGGCAATGCAGCGGCTCTCGTTCCGGATTCTCTTGTACGATTGTCTGAGGCTACAGGTGCTCTTCTTGAAGTTAACCTGTTCCACAGGACCGAAGGGCGTGTCAACCGGATAATCGAACATCTGAAGACCAATGGTGCATCGGAGGTTCTTGGCAGCAGGGCTGATGCACGCCTTGACCTGCAACACAGCAGGGGCATCGTGGATAGTGAAGGGATCTACAATGCGGACGTGGTGCTTGTTCCTCTCGAAGACGGGGACAGGTGTCAGGCACTTGTTGATATGGGAAAAAGGGTTATAACCATCGACCTGAACCCCCTATCACGTACGTCACGTACAGCTACGGTGACCATCGTGGACAATGTGATACGGGCTGTGGAAAATATGATTTCTCTTTCTCATGAGATGAAAGGACTTGATGAAGCTGAACTACGAACTCTTGTTGAAGGGCATGACAACTCTCATACTCTTTCCGATGCAGTTCGGCAGATGATAAGAAAACTTGAAGAACTTTCAGGTCTGTGA